tttgaaacgcTCGGGAATCGGAACCGCTTCAAACGTATAAATACAGACCGATCTGTTTCGTATCtccaaagacaaaaaaaaaagttcccaCCTTTCTCTCTCATTCTCGCCGCTACAATCAACTCTCCGGTGAGCTGTTCAACAACCAAAATTACGTTTTCGTTATTTAATCTCATTGTAAATCTTAATTAGAGAAACCCATTCGACGtatctttttttatataatttgttgaTGCTCTTTAGGGTCTTTGTCACGTGATGCCTTGGCGCGATAGGATCAGCGAGTTACCTGAATGTTTGATAACTAAAATACTCTCCTACCTTCCCACTAAACACTCTGTGAAGACTAGCGTCTTATCAACAAGATGGAAGAATCTGTGGCTAACTGTTCCATCTCTCCTCTTAAACTGCCACGACTTCCCTTACAGACAAGACGAAGTGATCCTCAGCTTCCTTGACAGACTCCTCGAGTTCGACCCCGACTCACGCCTTCTAAAAGTTAAGGTGGAGTGCGGCGGCAGCGAGGATATAGACGGGCTCAGGGATCGGATCAGCACAGTGATTCAACGCGGACCTCAGCATCTTGACGTTGAGAGCTTTACTGAGTACAGAGATGACGACGACGACAATTTTCTATATCCTTTCATCGACTACATACCTCTGAGTCTCTACACGAGCAGGACGTTGGTCTCCTTGACGCTCACGTATTCGGGTCTCCAGGATCCTGGTCTTGTCTACATGCCTTGTCTCAAGTCCATGACACTCGTAAAAGTTCACTTTCTTCACGCTGCGGATCTGGAGAAGCTTGTGTCGGGGTGTCCTGCTCTCGAAGACCTGACCTTGATAAGGAACATGAATCCTATTTATGCGGATGAGAAAGTTATGCGTGTGAGGTCGAGGAGCTTGAAGAGGTTTCGTGTTCCCTTCAGTCACGGAAAGCGTTGCAGGTCGTCTGTGAAATACACACTTGAGATTGATGCTCCGGTGCTAGAGCGTATGACTCTCGGAGAAGATCATTATGATATCATCATGGTGAAGAACCTGACTTCTTTGTTTACGGTTGACCTTGGTATCAAGTTCGTTGTCGAGTTTGGCGTGTTCTTTTATCCGGGGGACTTACCAAAGAGGAATGAGATCCGTTACTTTCTCTCTGGGATATCGAGTGTAAAACACATGATCATCTCTGACAAAACAGTCAAGGCCTTTGAGCTTTACTCTAACGTAGGGATGATTCCCAAATTCAACAACTTATCACGTTTAGAAGCCGTGTTCCCCTTCAAGTTATTACAG
The Raphanus sativus cultivar WK10039 unplaced genomic scaffold, ASM80110v3 Scaffold2131, whole genome shotgun sequence genome window above contains:
- the LOC130505257 gene encoding F-box/FBD/LRR-repeat protein At1g13780-like, whose product is MPWRDRISELPECLITKILSYLPTKHSVKTSVLSTRWKNLWLTVPSLLLNCHDFPYRQDEVILSFLDRLLEFDPDSRLLKVKVECGGSEDIDGLRDRISTVIQRGPQHLDVESFTEYRDDDDDNFLYPFIDYIPLSLYTSRTLVSLTLTYSGLQDPGLVYMPCLKSMTLVKVHFLHAADLEKLVSGCPALEDLTLIRNMNPIYADEKVMRVRSRSLKRFRVPFSHGKRCRSSVKYTLEIDAPVLERMTLGEDHYDIIMVKNLTSLFTVDLGIKFVVEFGVFFYPGDLPKRNEIRYFLSGISSVKHMIISDKTVKAFELYSNVGMIPKFNNLSRLEAVFPFKLLQFLPA